The window GACAGAGATGACTCAATAGTGGTGGTTGTAGACTTGAAGGAGACAATTGAGGAACTTAAAATGGAGAGTAGGCCTGGAAACtctaaaaagggaaaggaagttgtgAGTGAGACACACATTAATATTGAAAATGAGTTAAATTTAGTGAAGACCAGTCTGTgtgctgagcttgagaaaaaTAAACAGCTTCAGGAAAAACTAGGAAGAGTGAAGAGTAATCTTGAAAAGTCACTCAaatggacctggtcctctgatgttATCATTACCATGTACACGAATAATGGGGGAAACAGGCATGGGATTAGGTTTCAAAGGGAAAAGATtccctacaaccctcatagcaagtatgttatTGTACCCGACAATTGGCTGTGTACCCATTGTGGTAACAATGGGCACCTCAATGAAAACCGCATGGCCAAGGTTCAGTCTCATCAGAAAAATAAAGTCTTTACTGAGAGAATAACTACTTTTAGAGAACCTGGTCCGTCAAATAGGAAACACATACTGCCTACTTAGACTAAAAGAGCACTCATTCATCCCTTccctcattacaagggacccaaacttgtttgggttcctaaatctaaccctttATTTCCTTGTGTAGGGAACAGTAAAGGGGAGCAACCAACAATGATATATGGATAGTGGCtactcaaagcacatgactggaaaTATGATCGATTTTCTTTTACTGAAAGCCCTGCTAGGAGAGAGTGTACCCTTTAGAAAGGTTACATTTTAGGAGTTGGAAGGattgggaagtcactcactcattcACCTACAAAAACGTGCATTATATCAATGGCCTAaagtacagtctcttgagtgttTCTCAGATATGTGACAAGGGAAATAAAgtggaattcttgtccaagatatgCAACAGTCACAAATCTTTTGACTGGTGAGGTGATGCTTGtagccaaaagatacaagaatatttgagttgctgattgtaagTCTTTGCAAAGTGGTGATCTAAGTTGTTTGAGAGTTGTTGATGTCAATGTTGAACCATGGCACAGAAGGCTGGGGGCATGCAAGCTTTTCACTATTAAATAAACTGGTCTAGAAGGACTTGGTTTGTGGTCTGCCCAAGTCGAGCTTCAAGGAACACAAATGTGCTATGCTTGTGCAAAAGGAAAGTATGTCAGATCTTTATTCAAGCCCAAAAAGGGAAGTCAgcacctcaaggccacttgatcttcTTCATATAGATCAATGTGGACCAATGAGGGTaccaagtagaggaggaagaagaTATATCTTGATGATCTAAGTGAAGATGGCAACAAATGTGGCTTGCATCAGATCAGATCATGGAACAGAGTTTGATAATGCCAAATTCAATGAATTCTTTATTGAAAGTGGGATTACTCAACTTCTCAGCTCCAAGAACACCGCATCAAAATGGAAATGTGGGAAGGAAGAACAGGGCTCTTCAATATGTTAGTTTGTATGGGTCCACCAAATTGTAGAGTACTTGGTCCTCTATAAGATTCCACTGAGAGCACTTAATAAAGCAAGTAAATgaggcagaggatttttacgtggaaaaatcccacacaaggggatcaaaaaactaTGACCTAtacctgtaggcttttaacttcactaacttgtaatcttacctattacaagccactttacaatactTCCTATTGCAAagaatttactcaactaacttgtggtacctttaccacaagccactttgtgactatcctagttacaaaggctttttctaacttgtgatgctatcaccacaagccactttgtaactctatgattacaaagacttttccttatgactaaatctagtcacaacataaactcaaggagtttacggatttacaagaggattcctaatcaaaaTGCTTCTAAAtaagcagtttaggagatacagtaagtacaataacaaggttacaactcaactaggacaacaacaatctatcctttaggaactggtccgtagtggcattcaaccttgttcttcaagcttgtgaggatgatttctctatttttgcaagaggcttgaatgagaaacagaaACCTTCTAGTGATGTTTTCGTATAAAGCTCATTgggtacatcttgatcacatcacttgaaatgatgtgagtactttgtttggttagaatATGAGTCGGCTGACAGTATAGTGCAGTGCGGCAGAAACAGTGCCATCAGTCACTTTGTTTCTAGCTGTGTCCAAATGACTTTGTACTGCCATGAGGAAACTACAAGAGCATCAGGTCCTTATTTGGTTCCTAGCTCCTAAAGCTATAGCAGTTCATCTTTAGTTGGAATCCGTTAAAGTTTGCAGCAatccaagtaggtcaggttccttatctggttcttaacagtaactttgttagatcatcaaaacatcagGCAATAGTATTTAAGATctatcaattttcccctttttgatgacgaCAAACTTAAACAGTTATAAATTAGAATTGGGGCAGTAAAAACAAGTTTCAAAGAGTTCCCCCTGAGACTATGCTTATCTTACATGGTCAGAGTAATAGAGCATAAGAACCAGTGCCCCAATGTGTTTTCCCCTAAAATAAGAACCAGTTCCCAAATATGTTTTCCCATGAGTCCTATATTAGTTTATAAGtctttcccccttttggcatcattaaaaagaacaaCAGCACAAAGAAGTCCATCTAAGCTAACTCATgtcacatatgtgcacacaatcatgaGAAATAATAGAACACAGAGAGAAGGTACTAGATATAATAAAAAGGATtcatattaataattttttaatatgcCTTTTCCTTTGCAAAAGAAGAGGCAACATTGGACTTGTTCACAGGAGCAGTAGTAGTACATCCAACcataaaaaaaacacaaaaaacatCCACCAACCATCaacaaagaaacaagaaagaaagaaacatatcTAGAAAATTGGTCACTGAAGGGGTtcttagggggcactaggaggAAAAGGCTTGGAAGCTGCAGCAAGTGTCTGGAGAACAAGGTCTATTCGGGCATTTCCCGACTTTTGTTCGTTGAGCAGTTCAGCCTTCAGGTTCTCAACTTGTGCCCTGAGATCAGCATTTTCTTGTGTCAAACGGACCACTTCATCATTCGACATGGGAACCGCTTGAGCTTGCTGACCTTCTAGGATAGCATTCCTGGCCTTCAACTAATGAATTTCCTCAGCTGCACTGTTTTGGGCATTGATGAGCTGAGACACAGTTGATGTACTTCCTACCCACCTCCCCACCCATACTTCTCAATACACTGGCACACTTCCAAAGTTGTCTATGAGAATGACTACTTTCGGGTCCCCACTTTACCTGTTCCTAGTGGAACCTTAAAGAACTTGAACACCGGAGTAAGCAAGAATTCATAGGGAAGCCCATGATTACCGTCCTTGAAATTGGCAACCTTCTGCATGTGTTCAATCATTATGGCAGGCAGATTCACAGGGTTGAAACCGTCTAGTTGCTCCATTAGGAATAGGTCAGATTTTGAAGTCATAGATCTCTTTTCTGCTCGAGGCAACAAGACTTTGTTAACTAACTCAAACAGCAACTAGTAGACAGGAAGTAGTGCTTCTTATGGATCTGGTCCCCTTTCTGATTAGTATTGTCTTTCACCACAGCATTTCTAAAATTATACTGACAAACATCTCGTACACTCGACACCCCAACTGTAGGAACTTGCAAAATTTCTCCAAGCAATTGCACGCCAAAGATGATGTCTACCCCATTGACCAAAGCACAGACATGGTCAGTATCGACTGGAAAGAGACTGGCGAAGAAACTATGTACCTCCTCCTCATACACTTTAGGGACATCAATGTAAAATAGATGCACTCATTATTGAAACTCGACCATTTCCAAAATTTGGCGCATTCCGGCCATCTCCGAGATTGTTAGGTCAACGTACGACCCACCAGAACTTTTTGATGCCTTAGGCGCTCAGAGCCAAGGCAGACCTCACTTCTTGCTTTCTTTCCAGAACTAGGTTCTTCAACAGTTTCAGACTTGCGTTTCCTAAGCTTTTCTCCACTGACTTTCCCTTTTTCCTTGGACTTGACTAGTACATCCTCATCACTCATTAACTCCTTCATCTTGGACTTAGATGTTGACCCTTTCTCCATTGAAACAGGCTCATCCCTTTTCAAGGACCGCCTAAcaagggaaccaggttcctcagaAGTTCCTTCTTCCACCTCAACTACAGGGATACCTTCATCACTTACAGGTACACCATCCTTCAccaactttcttcttttcttcttactaCTTTTCCTGCTCTTTTGGAGTGCAGAATCGTAGGCCACTTTGACCTGAAGCCTGGTAGTAGGTCGCTTGATTTCAGACTCAAGGGTGGAGACAACCCTTCGCTTACTTATGAATGCATCAAGGACCACGTTGCCCAAGTCTTCTTCATCACTAGATAGCATTTTGGTGCTTGAATTTCTAGGGGCATAGCATTGAATGCAGGAACAACAGTGTCCTGGGGATAAGAGTCCTGACCTAGGTCCTCCGTagagggatcaggttcctcatATGATGCCCCAGTAGTGTATGCTACTGCATCCCCTTCAACAGCCATAATGGCCCCTTCTTCACCCATGCTTTGTGACTCATGTTTCTGGGAAATAACTTCATGCAATACCCCATCAGTGGATACCACAAACATAGTCTTTTCTTCTTCAACTGATGCTTCTACAACCATGGAATCGACGGCAACGATGGCAAAACCTTTTGTGAACTTAGTATTTGACCTTGTTCTCCACTTAGGTTTTGACTGGTGGGAACAACAGACGACGGGGAAAACGGAACATCGGTTTCAAGGGTTTCTGAGTTTGGAAGATATTTGGAAACTGGGGAAGGTGTGGCTACAATAGCAGGAGTGATAGAGGGTGACGAAGGCTCCGTAAAAATGAGAGGTTCCATAGATGGGTCAGAGGTAGTAATAGCTGAGGCAGAGAGATTGGAAGTTTTATCAGCCATTAGAAGAAGAGGTGTGATAAACCTTTCCTTTTGGGTAAATCTCGAGTAGGGCTTATGGTCAAGAAGAACAGAAGAGAGGGTTTTTAAAAGGGGAGGATAATTATGAAGGGAGAAGAATAGGCATCGGTTCTGAAATAGCGGTTGGGCATGGAGAATTGAAATATTTCAGAGGGAGATGAAACGTTTGAATTGAAGGGACGTGACAATAGGATCTAAAAAGTTGATGATATGGCAGTTGTATTTTGTACCCttttcaagatgtgtattaaaagggatgcacagaactactaacctttagtacaagaacctggttcttgaaaaaacattttcttcatccctttttttgaaaagaattaatcCTCTTTTATCAGTCATGCACTGCATCTATTGCTTCTATGctcatcatgcgtgtttacctgcaacggtattgaagtgagttagataGGGCCAGAAAACACTTTAAACCAATTATTTCTTAAGAATACGAACCAACCAAAGAGGAATCAGGTTCTTAATTTGGCCTCAATAGTCCCAGCTTTACTCtgtttctttcaaattattcccTACTTAGTGCTTTGGTGAAaatgtctgcaatttgatcttctgtgctgCAGAACTTCATGCATATCAACTCTTTCTCCACATTATCTCTCAGAAAAtgatgcctcacatcaatatgtTTGGTTCTTTTATGTTCAACTggattctttgccatgttgagtgcaTTAGTGTTTTCACATAGGAGGGACACACTTTCAGTGAGTAAAATCCTCCAGTTGCTGCTTAATCTATAGAAGTTGAGCGTAGCAGGATGCTGCAgctacatattcagcttcagctgTTGACAAGGCCACTAAATTCTGCTTCCTTGTTCCCCAAGAGATAAGACATGATCCTAAGAAGTGAGCCATTTCAGAAGTGTTTTTtctgtccacaagataacctaCATAGTCTGCATTATCATACCCAATTAGATTAAAATTGTCACATGATGGATAGTACAGCACCAGGTCCTGTGTTCCATtgagatatcttagtatcctTTTGGCAACCTTCAAGTGAGATTTCTtaggatttgattgaaaccttgcacacaGCTCCACACCAAAGATAATATCAAGTCGACTGGCAGTGAGATAGAGGAaagacccaataatgcctctatacattgTTTGATTCATAGGAGATCTGGTTTTATCCATGTCCAATCGAGTTGCAGttgcaatgggagtgtctatcacctttgatgcttctatgtcaaacctcttcaagagttccctgatgtatttttgctgacaaaTGGAAGTACCCTTTGGGGACTATTTTACTTGAAGAACCAGAAAGAAGTTcaattcccccatcatgctcatttcaaattcacttctcataagttttgcaaattcttcacataaaCAGTCAGCTgttgctccaaaaatgatatcattaACATAAAcagaacaatgagcaggttccttcctcgtTTCTTTAAGAAAAGAGTATTATCAATTTTTCCGCtcttaaaaccattttctaagaggaattttgacaatctttcatatcaagctcgaggagcctgcttTAGCCTGTACAGAGTATTGTCCCATTTGaacacatattcagggtgctCGTGACACTAAACCTTGGGGGTTacttcacatagacttcttccttaaggagtccattcaaaaatgcacttttgacatccatttggaacaaggtgaattccatatgagatgcaaaatcGATTAGAATTTTGATAGCTTCTATGCGAGCCACTAGAGCAaacgtttcatcatagtcaatcccttcctcctgattgtagccttggaCCACTAGCCTAGCCTTGTTCCTTGTGGTAATTCCACGTTCATCGAGCTTGTTTCTAAATACCCACCTAGTTCCTATGATGGTTCTATCTAGGGGTCTGGGTACCAGGTGCCACACACTGTTTCTCTCAAACTGATGCAGCTCATCTTGTATAGCTGtaatccaatctgcatctttCAAGGCCTCCTCGATGTTTTTGGATTCTATTTGAGAGAGAAAGACTGAGAAAgcaagtgaatttctggctcTTGACCTGGTTTGAACTCCGGAACCTAGAGGAGTGATTATGTTACCTATAGGGTGAGGGCTTTGATGTCTCCAGTTGGACGTCTGAGGTTCATTCTGAGAGGAGGAAGGTATATTTGGCTGATTTTCCTCTATCCTTATCTCAGGTGCCAGTGGAGTTCCCTAAACTGCATCAatcactctttcttcagcttcaatGGTTGTAATTAAAGTGCTTGGTTCTGTTGATGATGAGGCGGCATTGTCTTCATTTGGCTCATTCacttgactcatcatatctgcTTTTCTGtttgtcatgttaatgacttcacCAGGAACAAGTAAAGGTTCTCCATCTTTATCTTCCTCAGCACTCTTCTCAAATGATGGATGAAGTTCATCCAAAATAACATGGACACTTTCTTTAACACATTGAGTCTGCTTGTTATATATCTTGTAGGCCTTGCTTTGAGAAAAGTAGCcaagaaatattccttcatcacttttggaaTCGAACTTACCAAGttgatcctttccattgttgagaacatagcatttgcatccaaatgttcttaggtgagtcagcATGGGTTTTCTTCCATTCAACAATTCATACGGGGTCTTGTTTAGAagtgatctgatcatgcacctgtttacTAAGTACCAGGCAGTTTTGACAgcttcagcccagaagttctttgcaaGTCCATTGTCAATcaacattgttcttgccatttcttccagagttttgttcttcctttctgctactccattttgctgggTAGTTCTaggagctgagaagttgtgagtgatgccattttcattgcaaaattcatcaaatttggcattatcaaattctgtcccatgatctgatctaatgcataCAACTTTAGACTCCATCTTCAtctggattttcttcacaaaggccacaaatacttcaacagtttcatcttttgttctaagaaatagagtccatgtgaatctggagtagtcatccacgATTATGAAAATGAAtctctttcctcctctactttgcaccctcataggtccacatagatccacATGCAGGAGCTCAAGCTgctttgaggtgctcacatctCGTTTTGACTTAAAGGAGGACTTTacatgttttcctctagcacaggcatcacagactttttgagttttgaattgtgacataggcagaccatggaccaggtccttctgaattagtttgttcagaaggAAAAAGCTTGCATGGCCCAGTcttctgtgccatagttcagcatcatcgTCAACCGCCttcagacaactcagatcaccactttgtAAAGATTCAAAATCAACGACATAggtgttcttgtatcttttggccaccagAACTATTTCACCTGTCACAAGGTcagtgactgtacatattttgggcaagaattccaccttgtttcctttatcacaaaTTTGAGAGACATTCAGGAGACGGTACTTAAGTCCgttgacatagtacacattttcaatagaatgagtgagtgacttcccaacttttccaactccaagaatgtaccctTTTTTACCGTTGTCAAAGGATACaatccctccttgcagggcttttagtgaaaaaAAGTCTGtggtgttcccagtcatgtgTTTCAAAcatccactatccatgaaccattgttgaccaCTTCCTTTCACTATTCCCTGCACAAGAGATtaggagttagttttaggaacccaaacaagtttgggtcccttataGTAAGCAAGAGGATAAATAAGAGCTCTCTTAGTCCAAGCAGATAATGTGCATTTTTTGTGAGTGGAACATGGTCCCTCTTTTGTGGTCACAGTTTGAGCAGCCACTTTGTCATTTTTACTGATTGATTCTTGGCCTGGACACTTTCCTTGAAGTTCCCAGTGTTCCCACATTGGGTACGAGGCCAGTTATCAGATTCAGTGGCACTCTTCCcatgagggttgtaaggagttttctccctttggagcCTTATTCCCTTCTTTTCACTATCATTAGTGAGCAAGGCAGTGGTAGCTTCTGAGGACTAGGTCCACTTTAGAGACCTTTCAAGATCATTCATTACTTTTTCTATATTGGCTTGGAGGAGCtcatttttctcaatttcagcacACATCCTATATCTCAAAGCTTTCACCTCATCTTTAAGCCTAAGGTATTTCTCACTAAATATCTCATTTCCTCTTTCAGAGCTTTTAGGTTTTGACTTAGTCAATGGCTTTACTATTATTTCCCTTTGGTCTGCAGTTTCTGCCAAtagatcactcttttcttttctaagaATTTTAATGGTTTTCTTTTGATCAGTAACTGCAGCAACTAAGTCTTCTCTAGTATGTTCAGATTCTTCTAGTTCTAAGAACAAGGAATCCCTATCCTCCGGAAGACTACAAAATGCAGTAATTAAAACATCAACTAAACACATGAGTTTTTTtggagaataggatttcagatttttCTGAACATCCCCGAAGTTTACCTCTTCGTTGCcattgtcttcatcatcatctgattgagCCATCAAACCAAGTGTTGAGTCATATCCAATCTCCTCCCCTTCAACTGCCATCATATAActattgtcgcacctcctttttccgcccccgcgagggtgcgtgagagttttctccaattaaaggacagtcgaaacgggatttgtttatttgtttcagagtcgccacctgggaattttaaggcgtcccaagtcaccagttttaatccctgaatcaaggagaatatgactctgtttgttattctgcgaaccagaaatcctgagtaaggaattatgttaatccggaagaaggtgttaggcatttccgaagtccgtggttctagcacgatcgcttaactatttttattcttggcttatctcgattttacatttttattgcaggattttattaccgcttctgtttattgtttacaattatataaacgaattacacgtacgtatattcgtattatataccttttataattgcaGAGAATCgcgccacgcatacgtgtacacaaaaggttgataatatttttttatatatttttattataaaaaaaatcatacGCTCGAAGttagaaataaaattaagaacaccgtcacccttgtatgattaaacagtgaactgcacatctcgggttatatgaaattattttaacatccttggagaaatcccttttattaaatattcgctcgaagttgcgcgaacgcataatccgaatttgcttttaaaaatataatcaggttatgcgaacgcatccctaatcgcgcaaaatattcgtaatggtattatggattttccacaaattgtttattatattcatacatttttatgtgaaaatcatgagaaattccCATTTTTGAGatacccttaaattctttgaaaagaattcacaatttattaaatgttgtcCGCTGATTATATTTTTCGCGTATTAATTACATTCCTCCAAGCTATTCGAATTTAAAGATAAGAATaaacatatgattaacactaCTTTTTAGTAAGTACAACATATGTATACTAAAAATGTGAATagcatatgaaactaaaaaaattcaattcttgaaaggaaatgatattttcgaagaattctcattattctttttgcaacgaatgcTATTTTTGCACTCTTAAAATTGTTACCCGTTATAACTCTAATCTACTTCTTCATCGCTTGTTCTTAATCTgatatgcatgattattttagttaattctgcttatgattgagtttgggatatacatAATCGAAACGATTTCTATTCTCAACCTATACGAACTGTTGGAAAACACTAACTTTCGCATTGTAAAATTCCTAGGCCTTTTGTTATTAAGAAAAAGAACAAAtctacctgttgacttaataaaatgatattgcatacaacattattctccatattttgacattgtgaacatagcggattttactaatgcaactttcaactattgattgTAAACATAACCATTGTTATGCCATAATATAGcaaaatgcaaccaacatcacctagatttaaacaacaact of the Nicotiana tabacum cultivar K326 chromosome 7, ASM71507v2, whole genome shotgun sequence genome contains:
- the LOC142182621 gene encoding secreted RxLR effector protein 161-like, which produces MDKTRSPMNQTMYRGIIGSFLYLTASRLDIIFGVELCARFQSNPKKSHLKVAKRILRYLNGTQDLVLYYPSCDNFNLIGYDNADYVGYLVDRKNTSEMAHFLGSCLISWGTRKQNLVALSTAEAEYVAAASCYAQLL